A single genomic interval of Kogia breviceps isolate mKogBre1 chromosome 6, mKogBre1 haplotype 1, whole genome shotgun sequence harbors:
- the FGA gene encoding fibrinogen alpha chain, whose amino-acid sequence MGCELNVEVILLSFSWSAPLEPAPPTAEMVSVRVLFLVLSVMGTVQAADPSEGEFIAEGGGVRGPRLVEKGQSACKESDWPFCSDEDWNYKCPSGCRMKGLIDEVNQDFTNRINKLKNSLFDYQKNNKDSTILTRNIIDILRGDFTNSKNNENTFSQVSEDLRSRIEILKRKVIEQVQHIHLLQKNVRDQLIDMKRLEVDIDIKIRSCKGSCTRALERKVDLEDYKDQQKKLEQVIAIDLLPSSDSQYLPLIKMRPVPPPISREFKSQLQEFPPEWKALLEIQQMKMELERLGGYGHARGDSASHGTGSATESPRKPGTGSIGNVSPGIYGPGSAGTWNTGHPDPGSAGTWNTGHPDPGSAGTWNTGRPELGSAGTWNTGHPELGSAGTWNTGHPEPGSAGTWNTGHPEPGSAGTWNTGHPELGSAGTWNTGHPEPGSAGTWNTGHPEPGSAGTWNTGHPEPGSAGTWNTGHPELGSSGTWSSGSSVSASFRPDTSGHGNIRPSNPDWGTFEELSGNSSPGTKRELHTGKLVTTKGDKELLIGSEKVTSGHATTTHHSCSKIITRTITHADGRTEVTKEVVNSEDGSDCSDTDLDLHLPSRGNLDDFFHRHNDGFFSPVLKELESKTHSMGSDLGAIGSHHPGLHEVSSSHGKEFTSSSSMTINRGGSTFESKSYKMADEAGREEDLGFKGAHATKRGHAKTRLARDCYDALQTHPSGAKSGIFNIKLPGSSKIFSVYCDQETGLGGWLLIQQRMDGSLNFNRTWQDYKKGFGSLNDKGEGEFWLGNEYLHLLTLRGSILRVELEDWAGKEAYAEYHWRVGSEAEGYALQVSSYEGTAGDALIEGSVEEGTEYTSHAGMRFSTFDRDADKWEDNCAEVYGGGWWYNNCQAANLNGIYYPGGSYDPRDNSPYEIENGVVWVPFKGADYSLRAVRMKIRPFRTQ is encoded by the exons ATGGGATGCGAGCTCAACGTGGAGGTAATCCTCCTTTCTTTCAGCTGGAGTGCTCCTCTTGAGCCAGCCCCACCCACAGCAGAGATGGTTTCTGTGAGGGTCCTCTTCCTGGTCCTGAGTGTGATGGGCACAGTTCAG GCGGCAGATCCCAGTGAAGGTGAATTTATCGCTGAAGGAGGAGGTGTGCGTGGCCCAAGGCTTGTGGAAAAAGGGCAGTCTGCCTGCAAAGAGTCGGACTGGCCTTTCTGCTCTGATGAAGACTGG AACTACAAATGCCCTTCTGGCTGCAGGATGAAAGGATTGATTGACGAAGTCAATCAAGATTTtacaaacagaataaataaactaaaaaattcaCTATTTGATTATCAGAAGAACAATAAGGACTCTACCATATTGACCAGGAACATAATAGATATTTTGAGAGGGGATTTTACCAATTCTAAGA acaatgaaaatacatttaGCCAAGTGTCAGAAGATCTGAGAAGCAGAATTGAGATCCTGAAGCGCAAAGTTATAGAACAAGTACAGCATATCCACCTTCTGCAGAAAAATGTCAGGGATCAGCTGATAGATATGAAACGACTGGAG gTGGACATTGATATTAAGATCCGATCTTGCAAAGGGTCATGCACTAGGGCTTTAGAACGTAAAGTAGATCTGGAGGACTATAAAGATCAGCAGAAGAAACTGGAACAGGTTATTGCCATAGACTTACTTCCCTCTAGTGACAGTCAATATTTACCACTGATAAAAATGAGGCCAGTTCCTCCCCCGATTTCCAGAGAGTTCAAGAGCCAGCTTCAGGAGTTCCCTCCAGAGTGGAAGGCACTGCTGGAAATACAGCAGATGAAAATGGAGTTAGAGAGGCTTGGTGGATATGGGCATGCCAGAGGGGACTCTGCATCTCATGGAACAGGATCAGCAACAGAAAGCCCCAGGAAGCCTGGAACTGGTAGTATTGGAAATGTGAGCCCTGGGATTTATGGACCTGGAAGTGCTGGCACTTGGAACACTGGCCATCCTGATCCTGGAAGTGCTGGCACTTGGAACACTGGCCATCCTGATCCTGGAAGTGCTGGCACTTGGAACACTGGACGCCCTGAGCTCGGAAGTGCTGGCACTTGGAACACTGGCCATCCTGAGCTGGGAAGTGCTGGCACTTGGAACACTGGACACCCTGAGCCCGGAAGTGCTGGCACTTGGAACACTGGACACCCTGAGCCCGGAAGTGCTGGCACTTGGAACACTGGCCATCCTGAGCTGGGAAGTGCTGGCACTTGGAACACTGGACACCCTGAGCCCGGAAGTGCTGGCACTTGGAACACTGGACACCCTGAGCCCGGAAGTGCTGGCACTTGGAACACTGGACACCCTGAGCCCGGAAGTGCTGGCACTTGGAACACTGGCCATCCTGAGCTGGGAAGTTCTGGCACTTGGAGCTCTGGAAGTTCTGTGTCTGCAAGTTTTAGGCCAGATACCTCAGGGCATGGGAACATCAGGCCTTCCAACCCAGACTGGGGCACATTTGAAGAGTTGTCAGGAAATTCAAGTCCAGGGACAAAGAGAGAGCTCCACACAGGTAAACTGGTCACTACTAAAGGAGATAAAGAGCTTCTGATTGGTAGTGAGAAGGTCACGTCTGGTCACGCAACCACCACTCATCATTCATGCTCTAAAATCATCACAAGGACTATTACACATGCCGATGGTCGCACAGAAGTTACCAAAGAAGTGGTAAACTCCGAAGATGGTTCTGACTGTAGTGACACAGATTTAGACTTGCACTTGCCTAGCAGGGGTAACCTAGATGATTTCTTTCATAGGCACAATGATGGTTTTTTCTCCCCTGTGTTAAAAGAGCTTGAGAGTAAGACCCATTCTATGGGCTCAGACTTAGGGGCTATTGGCTCTCACCACCCCGGCCTACATGAGGTCTCTTCAAGTCATGGCAAAGAGTTTACAAGCAGTAGTAGCATGACTATCAACAGAGGAGGCTCCACATTTGAAAGCAAGAGCTATAAAATGGCAGATGAGGCTGGACGTGAAGAGGATCTTGGCTTCAAAGGAGCACATGCCACCAAGAGAGGCCATGCTAAAACTCGCCTTGCCAGAG actgttATGATGCCCTCCAAACACATCCTTCAGGTGCCAAAAGTGGCATTTTCAATATCAAGCTACCGGGATCCAGTAAgattttttctgtttattgtgATCAAGAGACCGGTTTGGGAGGATGGCTTTTGATCCAGCAAAGAATGGATGGCTCACTGAATTTTAACCGGACCTGGCAAGACTACAAGAAAGGTTTCGGCAGCCTAAATGACAAGGGAGAAGGAGAATTCTGGCTAGGCAACGAATACCTCCACTTACTAACCCTGAGAGGCTCCATCCTTCGGGTTGAATTAGAAGACTGGGCTGGGAAAGAGGCTTATGCAGAATATCACTGGAGGGTAGGATCTGAGGCAGAAGGCTATGCCCTGCAGGTCTCCTCCTACGAGGGCACGGCAGGTGATGCTCTGATTGAGGGTTCTGTAGAGGAAGGGACAGAGTACACTTCTCATGCTGGCATGCGTTTCAGCACCTTCGACAGGGATGCAGACAAGTGGGAAGACAACTGTGCCGAAGTCTATGGAGGAGGCTGGTGGTACAACAACTGCCAAGCAGCCAATCTCAATGGCATCTACTACCCCGGGGGCTCCTATGACCCCAGGGACAACAGTCCCTATGAGATTGAGAATGGAGTGGTCTGGGTCCCCTTCAAAGGTGCGGATTATTCCCTCAGGGCTGTTCGCATGAAAATCCGGCCCTTCAGGACACAATAG